Proteins encoded within one genomic window of Gloeobacter kilaueensis JS1:
- the gcvP gene encoding aminomethyl-transferring glycine dehydrogenase — protein MPEPTIDRELDLLTAWNSATDSPVAARADSKSIFDYTDSFAARHIGPDQGDVEAMLAALGCRSLDELIDRAVPADIRLSSPLRLPAGKSEYEVLEWLRAIAAQNQIYRSFIGMGYADCITPAVIQRNVLENPGWYTQYTPYQAEIAQGRLEALLNFQTMVIDLTALEIANASLLDEATAAAEAMTMSFGLKAKGGSRCFFVSRECHPQTIAVVRTRALPLEIEVVVGDHREFDFAAQPCFGALLQYPASDGALYDYRPFVEAAHRAGALVTVAADLLSLTLLTPPGEWGADIAVGNTQRFGVPLGYGGPHAAYFATRDRFKRQLPGRIVGVSTDSHGQPALRLALQTREQHIRRDKATSNICTAQVLLAVIAGFYAVYHGPEGLRRIAGRIHRLTGILARGLERLGYRLGSQAYFDTLRVELDDAASLRQLIERAEARKINLRPIESTALGISLDETTALADLEALFEIFALDRPLPFGLEDLSAHQAILPAAFVRQSDFLTHPVFQRYHSETELLRYMHRLESRDLALNTSMIPLGSCTMKLNATAEMLPVTWPEFGKLHPFAPLSQARGYQILFEQLEAALAEITGFAAISLQPNAGSQGEYTGLLVICAYHRSRGEAHRDICLIPQSAHGTNPASAVMAGLKVVPVACDEEGNIDLADLRAKVQAHGERLAALMVTYPSTHGVFESSIVSICEIVHGSGGQVYMDGANLNAQVGLCRPGDYGADVCHLNLHKTFCIPHGGGGPGMGPIGVASHLVPFLPGHPVIEQVGGPSGIGAVAAAPWGSASILTISWVYIALMGGSGLTEATRVAILNANYIAHRLAPYYPVLYRGESGLVAHECILDLRKLKTSATIEVEDVAKRLMDYGFHAPTVSWPVAGTIMIEPTESESKAELDRFCDALIAIRHEIAAIEDRQADRADNLLKNAPHTALCLLAAEWPHSYSRIEAAYPAPWTREHKFWPVVGRIDNAAGDRNLVCSCLPMDAYGE, from the coding sequence ATGCCAGAACCTACCATCGACCGTGAGTTGGACCTGCTGACCGCCTGGAACAGTGCTACCGACTCACCGGTCGCCGCACGCGCCGATAGTAAAAGTATCTTTGATTATACAGACAGCTTTGCAGCTCGCCACATCGGACCGGACCAGGGGGACGTGGAGGCCATGCTGGCTGCGCTGGGTTGCCGGTCGCTCGATGAACTGATCGACCGGGCGGTGCCCGCCGACATTCGCCTCTCATCGCCGTTGCGGCTACCGGCGGGCAAAAGCGAGTACGAGGTGTTGGAGTGGTTGCGGGCGATTGCCGCTCAAAATCAGATCTATCGCTCGTTCATCGGCATGGGCTACGCCGATTGCATCACCCCGGCGGTGATCCAGCGCAACGTCCTCGAAAATCCCGGCTGGTACACCCAGTACACGCCCTACCAGGCGGAGATCGCCCAGGGGCGGCTTGAGGCGCTGCTCAATTTTCAGACGATGGTGATCGATCTCACCGCTCTTGAGATTGCCAACGCCTCGCTGCTCGATGAGGCCACCGCCGCCGCCGAGGCGATGACGATGAGTTTTGGCCTCAAGGCAAAGGGCGGCAGCAGGTGCTTTTTTGTCTCCCGCGAGTGCCATCCCCAGACGATCGCCGTCGTCCGCACCCGCGCCCTGCCGCTGGAGATCGAGGTCGTCGTGGGCGATCATCGCGAGTTTGACTTTGCAGCCCAGCCCTGCTTCGGAGCCCTGTTGCAGTACCCGGCAAGCGACGGAGCGCTCTACGACTACCGCCCCTTCGTCGAGGCGGCCCACCGGGCGGGAGCCCTGGTCACTGTCGCCGCCGACCTGCTCAGCCTCACCCTGCTCACCCCGCCCGGCGAGTGGGGAGCCGACATCGCCGTGGGCAATACCCAGCGCTTTGGGGTGCCCTTAGGCTACGGCGGTCCCCACGCCGCTTACTTTGCCACCCGCGACCGCTTCAAGCGCCAGCTCCCAGGCCGGATTGTCGGGGTCTCGACAGATAGCCACGGCCAGCCCGCCCTGCGCCTGGCCCTTCAGACCCGCGAGCAGCACATCCGCCGCGACAAGGCGACCAGCAACATCTGCACCGCCCAGGTACTGCTGGCGGTGATCGCCGGTTTCTACGCCGTCTACCACGGTCCGGAGGGCTTGCGCCGGATCGCAGGCCGCATTCATCGCCTGACGGGCATTCTGGCCCGTGGCCTGGAGCGCCTGGGCTACCGGCTGGGTTCGCAGGCGTACTTCGACACCCTGCGCGTCGAACTCGACGATGCAGCGAGCCTGCGGCAGCTCATCGAGCGGGCGGAGGCGCGCAAAATTAACCTGCGCCCGATTGAATCTACGGCTCTGGGCATCTCCCTCGATGAAACCACGGCTCTTGCCGATCTCGAAGCGCTCTTCGAGATCTTTGCCCTCGACCGGCCACTGCCTTTTGGACTCGAAGATCTAAGTGCCCACCAGGCCATCCTGCCCGCCGCATTCGTGCGCCAGAGTGACTTTCTTACGCACCCGGTCTTCCAGCGCTACCACTCCGAGACCGAGCTGTTGCGCTACATGCACCGGCTGGAGAGCCGGGATCTCGCCCTCAACACGTCGATGATCCCCCTCGGCTCCTGCACGATGAAGCTCAACGCCACCGCCGAGATGCTACCTGTGACCTGGCCGGAATTTGGCAAACTCCATCCCTTTGCGCCCCTCTCCCAGGCGCGGGGCTACCAGATTCTCTTCGAGCAACTGGAGGCTGCTCTGGCTGAAATCACCGGTTTTGCTGCAATCTCGCTGCAGCCCAACGCCGGTTCCCAGGGCGAATACACCGGCTTGCTCGTCATTTGCGCCTATCACCGGAGCCGGGGAGAAGCCCACCGCGACATCTGTCTGATTCCTCAGTCGGCCCACGGCACCAATCCCGCCTCGGCGGTGATGGCGGGCCTCAAGGTGGTGCCGGTTGCCTGCGACGAAGAAGGCAACATCGATCTAGCCGACCTGCGCGCCAAAGTCCAGGCCCACGGCGAGCGGCTGGCGGCGTTGATGGTCACCTATCCTTCGACCCACGGTGTCTTCGAGTCGTCCATCGTCTCGATCTGTGAGATCGTCCACGGGAGCGGCGGCCAAGTCTACATGGACGGTGCCAACCTCAACGCTCAGGTGGGCCTGTGCCGTCCCGGCGACTACGGCGCGGATGTCTGTCACCTCAACTTGCACAAGACCTTCTGCATTCCCCACGGCGGCGGCGGCCCCGGCATGGGACCGATCGGCGTCGCCTCTCACCTGGTGCCGTTCTTGCCTGGCCATCCGGTGATCGAGCAGGTGGGTGGTCCCTCCGGCATCGGTGCTGTCGCCGCTGCGCCCTGGGGCAGCGCCAGCATTCTTACGATTTCCTGGGTCTACATCGCCCTGATGGGGGGCAGCGGACTTACCGAAGCGACGCGAGTCGCGATCCTCAACGCCAACTACATCGCCCACCGCCTCGCTCCCTACTACCCGGTGCTCTACCGGGGCGAAAGCGGTCTGGTGGCCCACGAGTGCATCCTCGATCTGCGCAAGCTCAAGACGAGCGCCACCATCGAAGTCGAAGATGTTGCCAAGCGCCTCATGGACTATGGCTTCCACGCACCGACCGTCTCCTGGCCGGTGGCAGGCACGATCATGATCGAGCCTACCGAGAGCGAATCGAAAGCCGAACTCGACCGCTTCTGCGACGCTCTGATTGCGATCCGCCACGAGATCGCTGCCATCGAAGACCGTCAAGCCGATCGAGCCGACAACCTGCTCAAGAACGCTCCCCACACTGCCCTCTGCCTGCTCGCCGCCGAATGGCCCCACAGCTACAGCCGCATCGAGGCCGCCTATCCTGCTCCCTGGACCCGCGAGCACAAGTTCTGGCCAGTGGTGGGCCGCATCGACAACGCCGCCGGGGACCGCAACCTGGTCTGCTCCTGCCTGCCGATGGATGCCTACGGCGAGTGA
- a CDS encoding zinc-dependent alcohol dehydrogenase has translation MRAALLYGQQDVRLEEVSTPIAAAGEVLVQVAVAPTCGTDLKVWLRGGHARMLTPPTPFGHEFAGTILAVGEGVSSWQPGERVVANNSAPCFECFYCRRERYSLCENLLFHNGTFAEIVCLPAAIVRHNLLAVPDGLPLELAAMSEPLACVLHGVEEAGVVPGDQVVVMGDGAIGLMLVAVCALRGATVILSGGQTSRLALGRQLGAGAVLNYRESPDPVVSLRKLANDGRGADVVIEATGSPAAWQMAIAAARPGATVLLFGGCPRGTSIAVDTENLHYNELTLKGVFHNTPRHLREALALLASRQLPFELLISDRLPLAKLNTALERMRDRTAVKVAILPGD, from the coding sequence ATGCGAGCAGCGCTGCTCTACGGTCAACAGGACGTGCGTCTGGAGGAAGTATCGACGCCGATAGCGGCGGCGGGGGAGGTACTGGTGCAGGTGGCGGTCGCCCCAACCTGCGGCACCGATCTCAAAGTCTGGTTGCGGGGCGGCCATGCCCGGATGCTGACGCCGCCCACCCCTTTTGGCCACGAATTTGCTGGGACGATCCTGGCGGTGGGCGAAGGGGTGAGCAGCTGGCAGCCAGGCGAGCGGGTGGTAGCCAACAACTCTGCCCCCTGCTTCGAGTGCTTTTATTGTCGGCGCGAGCGCTACAGCCTGTGTGAAAATCTGCTCTTTCACAACGGCACCTTCGCTGAGATCGTCTGTTTGCCGGCAGCGATCGTCCGCCACAATCTACTCGCTGTGCCCGATGGATTGCCGCTGGAGCTGGCGGCGATGAGCGAGCCGCTCGCCTGCGTGCTGCACGGCGTCGAGGAGGCCGGGGTGGTCCCTGGCGATCAGGTGGTCGTGATGGGCGACGGGGCGATCGGTCTGATGCTGGTGGCCGTCTGTGCCCTGCGCGGGGCAACGGTCATCCTCTCGGGGGGCCAGACGAGCCGTCTGGCTCTGGGCAGGCAGTTGGGGGCAGGCGCGGTTCTCAATTATCGCGAAAGCCCCGATCCGGTTGTCTCTTTACGCAAACTGGCCAACGATGGTCGGGGAGCGGACGTGGTCATCGAGGCAACCGGCTCGCCTGCTGCCTGGCAGATGGCGATCGCCGCCGCCCGCCCTGGGGCGACGGTCTTACTTTTTGGCGGTTGTCCACGCGGTACCTCGATCGCGGTGGACACCGAGAACCTGCACTACAACGAGCTGACGCTCAAGGGCGTCTTTCACAACACACCGCGCCACCTGCGCGAGGCGCTGGCATTGCTTGCTTCGCGGCAGTTGCCCTTCGAGCTGCTCATCAGCGACCGGCTGCCGCTGGCAAAATTAAACACGGCTCTGGAGCGGATGCGCGACCGCACCGCTGTCAAAGTGGCGATCCTGCCCGGCGACTGA
- a CDS encoding general stress protein: MNVTGNGPYPISDNQGLAVGSTIAGLFADEDSTRRAIEELTRAGFSDEQIMVAVLDRHEQDDLVKETEAEPLNKQTAMGKFEGSFVEGVARLLPRGRGVANIVYSTLVRLGFTEEQARYYEQGYEANRILLVVDAALNADRAGEILQRNGADLGPLTSTNTVVRDRDTTVSTSGSTPPSRGPVGLNPDEVQNL, translated from the coding sequence ATGAACGTGACTGGTAATGGTCCTTACCCGATTTCGGATAACCAGGGCCTCGCGGTGGGCAGCACGATCGCCGGGCTTTTTGCCGACGAAGATTCGACCCGCCGGGCGATCGAAGAACTCACAAGAGCAGGTTTCAGCGACGAGCAGATCATGGTGGCGGTGCTCGATCGCCACGAGCAGGACGACCTGGTCAAAGAGACAGAAGCAGAACCGCTCAACAAGCAGACCGCAATGGGCAAGTTCGAGGGCAGTTTCGTCGAGGGGGTGGCCCGGCTGCTGCCGCGCGGTCGGGGAGTCGCCAACATCGTCTACTCGACGCTGGTGCGGTTGGGCTTTACAGAAGAACAGGCCCGCTACTACGAGCAGGGCTACGAGGCAAACCGGATCCTGCTGGTCGTCGATGCGGCCTTGAACGCCGATCGCGCCGGCGAAATCCTGCAGCGCAACGGCGCTGACCTGGGTCCACTTACCTCGACGAACACCGTCGTTCGCGACCGCGATACCACCGTCTCAACTTCCGGTTCGACGCCGCCTTCGCGGGGGCCGGTAGGACTGAATCCGGACGAGGTGCAGAACCTCTGA
- a CDS encoding aspartyl protease family protein, translated as MRNRLDLVFIPKILATVLVLSFLATFVFAAERASVAECRVSNAEQVKNERTITVPFHSSPAGLAAFSTKINGQEPFNFVLDTGATFNSVSENVVQKLHLPLRILANPFSVETDGSLPTQISGESIANELEIGNLKLRNVVLRILPASAMSRSSFLSKIDGILGVSFFQDFLVQLDYVNLSATFSDFDRSLSGCDVAVIPFTQGPTGMPIVEGEIDGIPAQLDVDTGSSSSLILYRPFVEKNGLYKLYSRKIPSSKSSLGGVLYTERARAQVLKIGQFEIKKPLIELVSENEKSTDANSASGVIGNDILSRFNVTFDFKRQQVALQKSARFDQVSHYVVLGMYVDLTDGKVSSVTRNGLAERSGLRTGDRIVAIDGKPFKKLNSVEVVSKLQQLPDNKVRLTVRRKDKYLNILFKFEDAL; from the coding sequence GTGAGAAATAGACTCGATCTTGTCTTCATACCTAAAATTCTTGCAACGGTTCTCGTCTTATCGTTTTTAGCAACTTTCGTATTTGCAGCAGAGCGTGCTTCAGTTGCGGAATGCAGAGTTTCTAACGCTGAGCAAGTTAAGAATGAGCGTACTATAACTGTTCCCTTTCATTCTTCTCCTGCTGGCTTGGCTGCATTTAGTACAAAAATAAATGGACAGGAGCCGTTCAACTTTGTCCTTGATACGGGCGCTACATTCAACTCTGTTTCCGAGAATGTCGTGCAGAAGCTTCACCTACCGCTTCGCATACTAGCCAATCCTTTTTCAGTCGAAACTGATGGTAGTCTACCTACTCAGATCTCCGGAGAATCAATCGCGAATGAGCTTGAGATCGGCAATCTAAAGCTGAGGAATGTTGTTTTGCGCATTCTTCCAGCATCCGCTATGTCGCGCTCTTCATTTTTGTCAAAAATTGACGGCATCCTTGGAGTAAGTTTTTTTCAAGATTTTCTTGTTCAACTAGATTATGTAAACCTAAGTGCCACTTTTAGCGATTTTGATAGGTCGCTCTCCGGGTGCGATGTGGCTGTCATTCCGTTTACTCAAGGCCCAACAGGGATGCCTATTGTTGAGGGTGAGATTGATGGTATTCCTGCTCAACTCGACGTTGATACTGGCTCTTCAAGCTCACTAATTTTATATAGACCATTTGTCGAAAAAAATGGCCTATATAAACTTTATTCGCGCAAGATACCCTCTTCCAAATCAAGTCTTGGAGGAGTGTTGTACACTGAACGAGCGCGAGCGCAGGTGCTCAAGATTGGCCAATTCGAGATTAAAAAGCCTTTGATAGAATTAGTCTCTGAAAATGAGAAGTCAACTGATGCAAACAGCGCATCTGGCGTGATCGGAAATGACATTCTTTCTCGATTTAATGTGACCTTTGATTTCAAGCGTCAGCAAGTAGCTTTGCAAAAGAGTGCCCGTTTTGATCAAGTATCTCACTACGTCGTTCTTGGTATGTATGTCGATCTAACAGATGGCAAAGTAAGTTCTGTTACCAGAAATGGCCTGGCTGAGCGTTCTGGCTTGAGAACAGGTGATCGAATAGTTGCGATCGATGGCAAGCCATTCAAAAAACTCAATAGTGTTGAGGTTGTTAGCAAGCTTCAACAACTTCCAGACAATAAGGTGCGTCTTACTGTACGAAGAAAAGATAAATATCTCAACATCTTGTTTAAGTTTGAAGATGCACTATAG
- a CDS encoding ABC transporter substrate-binding protein, with protein MPSGRRAFCLVDGRAAKLVAVQTPVVRLKSTAVASWVASVLVLVIAFWLRATVPGSAAGCVSRFDGRVDYFSDKSAPRFARAFSVEYHRHYKIVTVRDPWRGAVEPLRYVLVQCGTPVPAGFPRARVIQVPVSSVAVLSTTHLPLLEKLGLLDTLVAVADPELIHSEAIQQRLRSGRIATVGKEAAIDVERLLELQPQLVTAFAISPDTDDFPRLTASGLKVVLNAEYRENTPLGRSEWLKFLALFFNKEALANRLFDGIVQRYSERARLVRGITHRPTVFAGFAMKDSWYVPGGKSYLARFLADAGADYLWATNPETGGVPLSFEAVYERAADAEFWLGGSLNWRSIQDVIAEDSRYNRLRAVRQRRVYNDNLRLNPAGGNDYWQGGIVNPDLILSDLIRIFHPERLPGYELVYYRPLK; from the coding sequence TTGCCCAGCGGTCGCAGGGCGTTCTGCCTGGTCGATGGGCGAGCAGCTAAGTTGGTAGCGGTCCAGACGCCGGTTGTCCGCTTGAAATCTACTGCTGTCGCAAGTTGGGTTGCTTCTGTTCTGGTTCTGGTCATCGCCTTCTGGTTGCGCGCGACGGTGCCGGGATCTGCTGCGGGTTGTGTCAGCCGCTTCGACGGGCGGGTGGATTATTTTTCTGACAAGAGTGCCCCCCGCTTTGCCCGCGCCTTCAGCGTCGAGTACCACAGGCACTACAAGATCGTCACCGTCCGCGATCCCTGGCGGGGCGCTGTAGAGCCGCTGCGCTACGTTCTGGTGCAGTGCGGTACACCGGTACCTGCCGGCTTCCCGAGGGCTCGGGTAATCCAGGTGCCGGTTTCCTCCGTCGCCGTTCTCTCCACCACCCACCTGCCACTTCTCGAAAAGCTCGGATTGCTCGACACTCTGGTAGCCGTCGCCGATCCCGAACTTATCCACAGCGAGGCGATTCAGCAGCGCCTCCGCAGCGGACGCATTGCCACCGTCGGCAAAGAAGCGGCGATCGATGTCGAGCGGCTTCTAGAATTGCAGCCCCAACTGGTCACTGCCTTTGCCATCTCCCCCGATACCGACGACTTTCCCCGGCTGACGGCCTCGGGCCTCAAAGTCGTCCTCAACGCCGAGTACCGCGAGAATACGCCCCTGGGCCGCAGCGAATGGCTCAAGTTTCTGGCTCTTTTTTTTAACAAGGAAGCCCTCGCCAACCGCCTCTTCGACGGTATCGTGCAGCGCTACAGCGAGCGCGCCCGCCTCGTGCGCGGAATCACCCACCGCCCGACCGTCTTCGCTGGTTTTGCGATGAAGGACAGCTGGTACGTTCCCGGCGGCAAAAGCTATCTGGCTCGCTTTCTTGCCGATGCCGGGGCAGATTATCTCTGGGCCACCAATCCCGAGACCGGCGGCGTTCCCCTGAGTTTTGAAGCGGTCTACGAGCGGGCTGCCGACGCCGAATTCTGGCTGGGTGGCAGCCTCAACTGGCGGAGCATCCAGGATGTGATTGCCGAAGATTCCCGCTATAACCGGTTGCGGGCTGTGCGGCAGCGGCGCGTCTACAACGACAACCTGCGCCTCAATCCAGCTGGCGGCAACGACTACTGGCAGGGCGGGATCGTCAATCCCGATTTGATTCTCTCTGACCTCATCCGCATCTTTCATCCGGAGCGGCTGCCGGGCTACGAGCTGGTCTATTACCGGCCCCTGAAGTGA
- a CDS encoding iron ABC transporter permease: protein MKKPWRLPAIALWAFPALGLLVLIAILLDLALGTVAIPLQDVLMILTGGVPQKATWATIVLEFRLPRAMAATLAGAALAASGLALQALFANPLAGPFALGISSGASLGVALVVLGSGTGGWFAGLTRLAELGSVAAASLGGAAVLVVLLVVARRLRGVATLLLLGLMSGYVTGALVNLLVYRAAPEQVQTYLVWSAGSFGGVSPAQLSVLVPVVGLGLVALVPLARPLNLLLLGEAQAQALGLRAARLRLGIIAATALLAGGVTAFCGPVAFLDIAVPHLCRGILRTADHRLLLPASILMGALLALIADLVCQLAGGGQGVLPLNTVTALIGAPVVVAVILRTRNRSPLD from the coding sequence ATGAAAAAACCGTGGAGGCTTCCTGCAATTGCCCTCTGGGCTTTTCCTGCCCTCGGCCTCCTGGTGCTTATCGCTATCCTTCTTGATCTTGCTTTGGGAACGGTGGCTATCCCTCTGCAGGACGTGCTCATGATCCTTACAGGCGGCGTGCCCCAAAAAGCGACCTGGGCGACGATCGTGCTCGAATTTCGACTGCCACGGGCAATGGCCGCGACGCTGGCGGGGGCGGCTCTGGCGGCGAGTGGCCTGGCGCTGCAGGCGCTTTTTGCCAATCCCCTCGCCGGTCCTTTTGCTCTGGGCATCAGCAGCGGTGCCAGCCTGGGCGTTGCCTTGGTCGTCCTCGGAAGCGGCACGGGCGGCTGGTTCGCCGGACTCACGCGCCTCGCGGAACTCGGGTCGGTAGCAGCGGCGAGCCTGGGCGGTGCTGCCGTACTGGTTGTACTGCTGGTGGTGGCGCGGCGGCTGCGCGGGGTCGCCACACTCTTGCTCCTGGGATTGATGAGCGGCTACGTCACCGGTGCCCTGGTCAACCTGCTTGTCTACCGGGCCGCTCCCGAGCAGGTGCAGACGTACCTCGTCTGGAGCGCCGGGAGTTTCGGTGGCGTGAGCCCGGCCCAACTGTCGGTGCTCGTCCCGGTGGTTGGCCTCGGGCTTGTTGCCCTGGTGCCCCTCGCCCGGCCTTTGAACCTGTTGCTCTTAGGCGAAGCGCAGGCCCAGGCCCTTGGCCTCAGAGCAGCAAGGCTGCGCCTTGGGATCATCGCCGCCACTGCCCTGCTGGCCGGTGGCGTCACCGCCTTCTGCGGGCCGGTCGCCTTTCTCGACATCGCCGTGCCCCACCTGTGTCGGGGTATTCTGCGCACCGCCGATCACCGCCTGCTCTTGCCCGCCTCGATCCTCATGGGCGCACTGCTCGCCCTAATCGCCGATCTAGTCTGCCAGCTCGCCGGAGGGGGGCAGGGGGTGCTCCCGCTCAACACCGTCACTGCCCTCATCGGCGCACCGGTCGTCGTCGCCGTTATCCTGCGCACCCGAAACCGCTCGCCCCTGGATTGA
- a CDS encoding IS110 family transposase, whose amino-acid sequence MQRDGSQNDYQLFVGIDVAALTVTAAWLLTHAKPTAAITLPQTPEGHCQLAERLLAVCPTAAEVLVVIEATGSYWMRLATFLALKGFAVSVVNPAQSHYFARALLKRSKSDALDAQTLAQLAAALQPGLWQPPPEIYYQLQQRLQHRDALLQQRQQLHNQLHALRQFPLVVAAVQASLEQLSHTFDEQIAQMEAQLEALLAQDSLWHQAATKLRTIKGIGSVTAGWVLVSTLNFGCCATVEAAVAYAGLAPRSHRSGTSLHRPERIGHAGNARLRTALYMASLSAIRCNQQIKSFYQRLRAAGKPAKVALCAAARKLLHIAWAVVKTDTPFDAEHGRLVCLQ is encoded by the coding sequence ATGCAGCGAGACGGTTCACAAAACGACTATCAGCTATTTGTCGGTATTGATGTGGCGGCACTCACTGTCACTGCCGCCTGGCTGCTCACCCACGCAAAGCCTACCGCTGCCATCACACTGCCCCAAACCCCCGAAGGACACTGCCAATTGGCCGAACGCTTACTCGCCGTCTGTCCCACCGCCGCTGAGGTGTTAGTGGTCATCGAAGCCACAGGCTCCTACTGGATGCGACTGGCCACATTTCTGGCGCTCAAAGGTTTTGCCGTCAGTGTGGTCAACCCCGCTCAGTCTCATTACTTTGCCAGGGCACTGCTCAAGCGTTCCAAAAGCGATGCGCTTGATGCCCAGACGCTTGCCCAACTCGCTGCCGCCCTGCAACCTGGTCTTTGGCAGCCGCCGCCTGAGATTTATTACCAACTCCAACAGCGCCTGCAGCATCGCGATGCCTTGCTGCAGCAACGCCAACAACTGCACAACCAGTTGCACGCTCTGCGGCAATTTCCGTTGGTGGTGGCGGCGGTACAAGCGAGTCTGGAGCAGTTGAGCCACACCTTCGATGAGCAGATTGCGCAGATGGAAGCTCAGCTAGAAGCGCTGCTCGCCCAAGACTCGCTTTGGCATCAAGCTGCAACCAAGCTGCGCACTATCAAAGGCATTGGGTCTGTCACCGCTGGGTGGGTGTTGGTGAGTACCCTCAACTTCGGCTGCTGTGCAACGGTGGAAGCGGCGGTGGCCTACGCGGGTCTCGCTCCCCGCTCCCACCGTAGCGGCACCAGCCTTCATAGACCAGAGCGCATCGGCCATGCAGGCAATGCCCGCTTACGCACGGCGCTGTATATGGCGAGCTTGAGTGCGATCCGCTGCAATCAGCAGATTAAAAGCTTTTACCAGCGGCTACGAGCAGCCGGTAAACCGGCAAAGGTAGCGCTTTGCGCTGCGGCTCGCAAACTCTTACACATTGCCTGGGCGGTTGTGAAAACAGACACGCCTTTCGATGCAGAGCACGGCAGGTTGGTTTGCTTGCAGTAG
- a CDS encoding sulfate/molybdate ABC transporter ATP-binding protein produces the protein MGISVRGVTKQFGSFVALDNVSLDVNSGSLVALLGPSGSGKTTLLRVIAGLEEPDTGTVYFDETDTTRVPIRQRNVGFVFQHYALFKHMTIRENIGFGLSIRKRPKAEINERVNELLKLIQLEGLAGRYPAQLSGGQRQRVALARALAAEPQVLLLDEPFGALDAKVRKELRDWLRRLHDQMHVTSIFVTHDQEEAMEVADQIVVVNKGRIEQVGSAQEIYNTPATPFVMSFVGPVNVLKPNNPLVKHLPPQHTSEKGEVFIRPHDVVILPHQESDSLPAEVNRITHLGWDIVIDLSLDSENAVAVHLTREDFRQLEGQLGELEVGQQVNIRPREARAFAQSVI, from the coding sequence ATGGGAATCAGTGTTCGTGGGGTCACCAAGCAGTTTGGTTCGTTCGTTGCGCTCGACAATGTTTCGCTCGATGTAAATTCCGGCTCCCTCGTCGCTCTGCTCGGTCCTTCCGGCTCGGGCAAGACCACTCTGCTCAGGGTGATCGCCGGACTCGAAGAGCCCGACACCGGCACAGTCTACTTCGATGAGACCGACACGACGCGCGTGCCGATCCGTCAGCGCAACGTAGGCTTTGTCTTCCAGCACTACGCGCTTTTTAAGCACATGACGATCCGCGAAAATATCGGCTTTGGTCTTTCGATCCGCAAGCGGCCCAAAGCTGAGATAAACGAGCGCGTCAACGAACTGCTCAAGCTCATCCAGCTTGAAGGATTGGCTGGCCGCTATCCGGCGCAACTGTCGGGCGGTCAACGCCAGCGCGTAGCCCTCGCCCGTGCTCTGGCAGCCGAGCCACAGGTGCTGTTGCTGGACGAGCCCTTTGGAGCCCTCGACGCCAAAGTCCGCAAGGAACTGCGCGACTGGCTGCGGCGGTTGCACGACCAGATGCATGTCACCTCGATCTTCGTCACCCACGACCAGGAGGAGGCGATGGAGGTGGCCGATCAGATCGTCGTCGTCAACAAGGGCCGCATCGAGCAAGTGGGTTCTGCCCAGGAGATCTACAACACCCCGGCCACCCCTTTTGTGATGAGCTTCGTCGGTCCGGTCAACGTCCTCAAGCCCAACAACCCGCTGGTCAAACACCTGCCGCCTCAGCACACCAGCGAAAAGGGCGAAGTTTTCATTCGCCCCCACGACGTGGTTATCTTGCCGCACCAGGAGTCAGACTCGCTGCCTGCCGAAGTCAACCGGATCACCCATCTGGGATGGGATATCGTAATCGACCTCAGCCTCGATTCTGAGAATGCTGTGGCCGTGCATCTGACGCGCGAGGACTTCCGGCAACTCGAAGGCCAGCTCGGTGAACTGGAAGTGGGCCAGCAGGTCAACATCCGCCCCCGCGAGGCGCGCGCCTTTGCCCAGAGCGTAATCTAG